A window of Cryptomeria japonica chromosome 3, Sugi_1.0, whole genome shotgun sequence contains these coding sequences:
- the LOC131041009 gene encoding eukaryotic peptide chain release factor subunit 1-3 produces the protein MSDGQETDKNIEIWKIKKLIKALETARGNGTSMISLIMPPRDQISRVTKMLGDEFGTASNIKSRVNRQSVLGAITSAQQRLKLYNKVPPKGLVLYTGTIVTEDGKEKKVTIDFEPFKPINASLYLCDNKFHTEALNELLESDDKFGFIVMDGNGTLFGTLSGNTREVLHKFTVDLPKKHGRGGQSALRFARLRMEKRHNYVRKTAELATQFFINPATSQPNVAGLILAGSADFKTELSQSDMFDPRLQAKILNVVDVSYGGENGFNQAIELSSEILSNVKFIQEKRLIGKYFEEISQDTGKYVFGIDDTLKALEMGAVETLIVWENLDVNRYILKNSVTGEVVIKHLNKDQEADQSNFRDSGTNAELEVQEKLALLEWFANEYKRFGCSLEFVTNKSQEGSQFCRGFGGIGGILRYQLDMRTFDELSDDGGVYEDSD, from the coding sequence ATGTCTGATGGACAAGAGACTGACAAGAATATTGagatatggaagatcaagaagCTGATAAAGGCACTGGAGACGGCAAGGGGTAATGGTACAAGTATGATTTCTTTAATCATGCCTCCAAGGGATCAGATTTCCCGGGTCACAAAAATGCTTGGTGATGAATTTGGCACCGCATCGAATATCAAGAGTAGAGTGAACCGTCAATCGGTGTTGGGTGCCATTACTTCTGCTCAGCAAAGGCTAAAGCTGTACAACAAGGTGCCTCCAAAAGGTTTGGTGCTTTATACTGGAACAATCGTCACTGAAGATGGGAAAGAAAAGAAAGTTACAATTGATTTTGAGCCTTTCAAACCCATCAATGCATCTCTGTACCTCTGTGATAACAAGTTTCACACTGAGGCATTGAATGAACTCTTGGAATCTGATGATAAGTTTGGATTTATAGTAATGGATGGTAATGGTACATTGTTTGGTACCCTGAGTGGCAACACTCGTGAGGTGCTTCACAAATTTACAGTGGACCTTCCAAAAAAGCATGGAAGAGGAGGACAATCAGCCTTACGTTTTGCACGTCTTAGAATGGAGAAACGGCACAACTATGTGAGGAAGACGGCAGAGTTGGCAACACAGTTTTTTATTAATCCTGCTACTAGTCAACCTAATGTTGCAGGTTTGATATTGGCTGGATCTGCAGATTTTAAGACAGAGTTGAGCCAATCTGACATGTTTGATCCCAGGCTACAGGCGAAGATTCTCAATGTGGTTGATGTTTCTTATGGGGGAGAAAATGGATTCAATCAAGCTATTGAACTATCATCAGAGATACTATCTAATGTGAAGTTTATACAGGAGAAACGCCTTATAGGAAAGTACTTTGAAGAGATAAGCCAGGATACAGGAAAGTATGTATTTGGGATTGATGATACTCTAAAAGCACTGGAGATGGGTGCTGTTGAAACTTTGATAGTATGGGAGAATTTGGATGTTAACAGATATATTTTGAAGAACTCAGTGACTGGGGAAGTAGTTATAAAGCACTTGAATAAGGATCAGGAGGCTGATCAGAGTAATTTCAGGGATTCAGGCACTAATGCTGAACTAGAAGTTCAAGAGAAATTGGCTCTACTGGAATGGTTTGCAAATGAATATAAGCGCTTCGGATGCTCTTTGGAGTTTGTCACTAACAAATCCCAGGAGGGTTCTCAATTTTGTAGGGGTTTTGGTGGTATTGGTGGCATTCTTCGTTACCAACTAGACATGAGAACCTTTGATGAGCTGTCTGATGATGGCGGTGTTTATGAAGATTCGGACTAG